A part of Neovison vison isolate M4711 chromosome 6, ASM_NN_V1, whole genome shotgun sequence genomic DNA contains:
- the ZNF639 gene encoding zinc finger protein 639, producing the protein MNEYPKKRKRKTLHPSRYSDSSGISRIADGFNGIFSDHCYSVCSMRQPDLKYFDNKDDDSDTETSNDLPKFTDGIKARNRNQNYLVPSPVLRILDHTAFSTEKSADIEICDEECDSPESVNQQTQEENAIEVHTAEDVPIAAEVHAISEDYDIETENNSSESLQDQTDEEPPAKLCKILDKSQALNVTAQQKWPLLRANSSGLYKCELCEFNSKYFSDLKQHMILKHKRTDSNVCRVCKESFSTNMLLIEHAKLHEEDPYICKYCDYKTVIFENLSQHIADTHFSDHLYWCEQCDVQFSSSSELYLHFQEHSCDEQYLCQFCEHETNDPEDLHSHVVNEHACKLIELSDKYNNGEHGQYSLLSKITFDKCKNFFVCQVCGFRSRLHTNVNRHVAIEHTKIFPHVCDDCGKGFSSMLEYCKHLNSHLSEGIYLCQYCEYSTGQIEDLKIHLDFKHSADLPHKCSDCLMRFGNERELISHLPVHETT; encoded by the exons ATGAATGAatatcctaaaaaaagaaaaaggaagacattaCACCCTTCTCGTTACTCAG ATTCCTCTGGAATAAGCAGAATTGCAGATGGATTCAATGGAATTTTTTCTGATCATTGTTACAGTGTTTGTTCTATGAGACAACCGGACTTAAAATACTTTGACAACAAAG ATGATGATTCTGATACAGAGACATCAAATGACTTGCCAAAATTTACAGATGGAATCAAGgccagaaatagaaatcaaaactacCTGGTTCCCAGTCCTGTACTTCGAATTCTAGACCACACTGCCTTTTCTACAG aaaaatctgCTGATATTGAAATTTGTGATGAAGAGTGTGACTCACCTGAGTCAGTCAACCAACAGACTCAAGAGGAAAATGCTATAGAAGTTCACACTGCTGAAGATGTTCCAATTGCTGCAGAAGTACATGCAATTTCTGAAGATTATgatatagagacagaaaacaattCCTCAGAAAGTCTTCAAGACCAAACTGATGAGGAGCCACCAGCTAAACTTTGCAAAATTCTTGACAAGAGCCAAGCTCTGAATGTGACTGCCCAACAGAAGTGGCCTTTACTGAGAGCCAATAGCAGTGGTCTCTATAAGTGTGAACTTTGTGAGTTCAACagcaaatatttttctgatttaaagCAGCATATGATCCTGAAGCATAAGCGTACTGATTCAAATGTGTGTCGAGTATGCAAGGAAAGTTTCTCTACCAACATGCTTTTGATCGAACATGCCAAACTGCATGAAgaggatccctacatttgtaaaTACTGTGATTATAAAACAGTGATTTTTGAGAACCTCAGCCAGCACATTGCAGACACCCATTTTAGTGACCACCTCTATTGGTGTGAGCAGTGCGATGTACAGTTCTCCTCAAGCAGTGAACTCTACCTACATTTCCAGGAGCACAGCTGTGATGAACAGTACTTATGTCAGTTTTGTGAACATGAAACAAATGATCCAGAAGACTTGCATAGCCATGTGGTAAATGAACATGCATGTAAATTAATTGAGTTGAGTGATAAGTATAACAATGGAGAACATGGACAGTACAGCCTCTTAAGCAAAATTACCTTTGACAAATGTAAAAACTTCTTTGTGTGTCAAGTATGTGGTTTTCGGAGTAGACTTCATACAAATGTTAACAGGCATGTTGCTATTGAACATACTAAAATTTTTCCTCATGTTTGTGATGACTGTGGGAAAGGCTTTTCAAGTATGCTAGAATATTGCAAACATTTAAATTCACATTTATCTGAAGGGATTTATTTATGTCAATACTGTGAATATTCAACAGGACAAATTGAAGATCTTAAAATTCATCTAGATTTCAAGCATTCAGCTGACTTACCTCATAAATGTAGTGACTGCTTGATGAGGTTTGGAAATGAAAGGGAATTAATAAGTCACCTTCCAGTCCACGAGACGACTTGA